In the Candidatus Omnitrophota bacterium genome, one interval contains:
- a CDS encoding DUF5060 domain-containing protein gives MKKSCLVFLACAFFLVSAETFAYKPATINSIAPSSEKVGRYGLFELTVDLSAEYENPFDPLQVGLSGIFKSPSSKEIKVPGFLYSSSGKRPVWKIRFSPDEEGDWTYCATVADKHSSARSPVAGFTCFPSTATGPVRVSKIDPCYFETSDGKFFFPVGMNVAWLGGDTLYNYDGYYKKISGNGGNWSRLWLCSWGLGLEWKKDKSYGGLGKYNLRNADRIDKILGMAEKYGIRVQLTINIHGQFSTSSDSEWGANPYNAKNGGPCKSPPDFFTNEDAARLFKNQLRYIIARWGYSPAIFSWELWNEIDLTDGFDEARAGEWHKEMADYIKGADPLGHMITTSLSKPLDCLLWRAPYISYTQIHQYSDVMIDEIVFRAKEFRERYGKPVLIAEVASTAKEGTVERRQDPQGIRFHNALWSSAASPAAGTAMYWWWDSYIKPRNLFYELRAVSGFTAGDDRRGKKFTDIDYRIIYPKDTYNTLTFTPYLDWQASTASEFIVGNDGRISDIDKLSRFFQGSAHTDMKVTPVFAVDYPGDGSFTLNIDMVSEGGAKAAIWLDDRMVLEHIYKPLPSYKHLDDSFEVGVSKGRHRIKITNDGADWFRVRNICLSGYSNPLQVVGIRSGDSAYLWFKNRDDTVDNRRKGVRYTWIEIPRVVITGLKDGDYAVEYFDTIAGGVIRSEKTGCRNGSLELAIPTFTTDLGCKVKLSR, from the coding sequence ATGAAAAAAAGCTGTCTTGTCTTTCTAGCGTGCGCATTTTTCCTCGTTTCCGCCGAAACGTTCGCCTATAAGCCGGCCACGATAAATTCAATCGCCCCTTCTTCGGAAAAAGTCGGGAGATACGGCCTCTTCGAGCTCACGGTGGACCTAAGCGCCGAATATGAAAATCCTTTTGACCCTTTGCAGGTAGGCCTCTCCGGAATATTCAAGTCGCCGTCATCCAAAGAGATAAAAGTCCCCGGGTTCCTTTATTCATCGTCCGGGAAAAGGCCTGTTTGGAAGATACGCTTCTCCCCGGATGAAGAGGGGGACTGGACCTATTGTGCGACAGTTGCGGACAAACACTCCTCAGCCAGGTCTCCTGTTGCCGGATTCACATGCTTCCCCTCGACGGCTACGGGACCGGTCAGGGTAAGCAAGATCGATCCCTGTTATTTTGAGACCTCCGACGGCAAATTCTTCTTCCCTGTCGGCATGAACGTCGCGTGGCTCGGGGGGGATACGCTGTATAATTACGACGGCTATTATAAGAAGATAAGCGGCAACGGCGGGAACTGGTCGCGGCTGTGGCTGTGTTCCTGGGGCCTCGGGCTCGAATGGAAGAAGGATAAGTCATACGGCGGCCTCGGGAAATACAATCTCAGGAACGCGGACAGGATAGATAAGATACTGGGGATGGCCGAAAAATACGGCATACGCGTCCAGCTTACGATAAATATCCACGGCCAGTTTAGCACTTCATCCGATTCTGAGTGGGGCGCAAACCCCTATAACGCCAAGAACGGCGGGCCATGCAAGTCCCCGCCGGATTTTTTCACGAACGAGGACGCAGCAAGGCTCTTCAAGAACCAGCTCCGTTATATAATCGCCAGGTGGGGATACAGCCCGGCGATATTCTCGTGGGAGCTTTGGAACGAGATCGACCTGACCGACGGTTTCGACGAGGCCCGCGCCGGCGAATGGCACAAGGAGATGGCGGATTATATAAAGGGCGCGGACCCGCTCGGCCACATGATAACCACGAGTCTCTCAAAGCCGCTGGATTGCTTGCTCTGGCGCGCGCCATACATCAGCTATACGCAGATCCACCAGTACAGCGATGTTATGATAGACGAGATAGTCTTCCGCGCGAAAGAGTTCCGGGAGAGGTACGGAAAGCCGGTCCTTATCGCTGAAGTAGCCAGCACCGCGAAGGAAGGGACGGTAGAACGCAGGCAGGATCCCCAGGGGATAAGGTTCCATAACGCGCTCTGGTCTTCGGCCGCCTCGCCTGCAGCCGGAACCGCGATGTATTGGTGGTGGGACAGCTATATCAAGCCGCGAAATCTTTTCTACGAGCTTAGGGCGGTCTCCGGGTTTACCGCCGGCGATGACAGGCGCGGTAAAAAGTTCACGGATATCGATTACAGGATAATTTACCCCAAGGATACCTATAATACGCTCACTTTCACGCCTTATCTCGACTGGCAGGCCTCGACCGCCTCGGAATTCATCGTGGGGAACGATGGGCGCATCTCGGATATCGACAAACTTTCTAGGTTTTTCCAGGGCTCGGCGCACACGGATATGAAGGTCACCCCGGTATTCGCCGTAGATTATCCCGGGGACGGCTCGTTTACCCTTAATATCGACATGGTATCCGAGGGCGGGGCCAAAGCTGCCATCTGGCTTGACGACCGGATGGTCCTCGAACATATCTATAAGCCGCTCCCGAGCTACAAACATCTCGATGACAGCTTCGAGGTCGGCGTGAGCAAGGGAAGACACCGCATAAAGATAACCAATGACGGGGCCGATTGGTTCAGGGTCAGGAACATCTGCCTGAGCGGCTATTCCAACCCGCTCCAGGTGGTAGGTATCAGGTCCGGCGATTCAGCGTATCTTTGGTTCAAGAACAGGGATGACACGGTCGATAACCGCAGGAAAGGCGTCAGGTATACTTGGATAGAGATACCCAGGGTCGTCATAACCGGCTTGAAAGACGGGGATTACGCAGTCGAATATTTCGATACCATCGCCGGCGGCGTGATCCGGAGCGAGAAAACCGGGTGCCGGAACGGCAGCCTCGAACTGGCCATACCTACCTTTACCACCGATCTGGGTTGCAAGGTCAAACTCTCCAGATAA
- a CDS encoding LacI family DNA-binding transcriptional regulator produces MKRFDKSSITIKDVAKRAGVAHSTVSLVMNDREHVSPKLRERILKIAKEMGYMPNLVARSLISKKSSTVGVVFPENPHFFTITYFLMIIEGIQNACKKYDRALMFFSLDQTKGESYYQISRKWLIDLMVILNVDYTRDISKDIRDLKDNGIAFSLVTKYNGKEKVNSVCVDNFEGVRLALEYLASQGHKRVGFISGNPNSADGPERLQAFKTLSKKMGFDQDEELIVYGDFTFESGEREVPKLLGLKKRPTAIFAASDYMAIGAMRVMKAQGISIPKDMALMGFDNTLEVAYVEPPLTTIRQPLQEMGEKAVDLAVRSMNDENFEPQMAVIKPELIKRQSC; encoded by the coding sequence ATGAAACGTTTCGATAAATCCAGCATAACCATAAAAGACGTGGCAAAACGGGCGGGGGTCGCTCACTCAACCGTCTCTCTTGTTATGAACGACCGTGAACACGTGTCGCCGAAGCTGCGCGAACGTATCCTTAAGATCGCCAAAGAGATGGGCTATATGCCCAACCTGGTCGCGCGCAGCCTTATCAGCAAGAAATCGTCCACCGTAGGGGTGGTATTCCCCGAGAACCCGCATTTTTTCACCATAACGTACTTCCTTATGATAATAGAGGGCATACAGAACGCCTGTAAGAAATACGACAGGGCGCTTATGTTCTTCAGCCTCGACCAGACCAAGGGCGAGTCGTATTACCAGATATCCCGCAAATGGCTTATTGACCTCATGGTGATCCTGAACGTCGATTACACAAGGGATATCTCAAAAGACATCCGCGACCTCAAAGACAACGGCATAGCCTTTTCTTTAGTGACAAAATATAACGGCAAAGAAAAGGTCAACTCGGTCTGCGTCGATAATTTCGAGGGCGTGAGATTGGCCCTGGAATATCTGGCCTCGCAAGGCCACAAGCGCGTCGGGTTCATAAGCGGCAACCCGAACTCGGCAGACGGCCCAGAAAGGCTGCAGGCGTTCAAGACCCTATCCAAAAAGATGGGCTTTGACCAGGACGAGGAGCTTATCGTCTACGGCGATTTCACATTCGAGAGCGGCGAAAGGGAGGTCCCGAAGCTCCTGGGGCTCAAGAAACGCCCCACCGCGATATTCGCGGCTAGCGATTATATGGCCATCGGCGCGATGCGCGTCATGAAAGCGCAGGGCATCTCAATACCCAAAGACATGGCGCTGATGGGGTTCGATAATACGCTCGAGGTCGCCTACGTCGAACCCCCGCTGACGACGATAAGGCAGCCTCTCCAGGAGATGGGAGAGAAGGCGGTCGACCTCGCAGTCCGCTCCATGAACGACGAGAATTTTGAACCCCAGATGGCAGTGATAAAACCCGAACTCATTAAGAGGCAATCATGCTGA